From the genome of Lawsonella clevelandensis, one region includes:
- a CDS encoding phosphoenolpyruvate carboxykinase (GTP) has protein sequence MTEKTIPGFEGTIPTENEKIIDFVAQWAEVMTPDQVVFCDGSQEEWDRLTQELVDSGTFTQLNPEKKPNSFLALSDPADVARVESRTFICSETEDGAGPTNHWAEPKAMREEMLEQYKGCMKGRTMYVIPFCMGPLGADDPKLGIEISDSAYVVVSMRIMTRMGAAALEKIGKDGDFVRGVHSVGAPLAEGQEDVPWPCNETKYITHFPEDREIWSFGSGYGGNALLGKKCYALRIASVMARDEGWMAEHMLILKLTSPEGKAYYICAAFPSACGKTNLAMLQPTIPGWKAEVVGDDISWMSFGEDGRLYAVNPENGFFGVAPGTNYNSNPNAMRSMEPGNCIFTNVALTDDGDVWWEEMGDAPAHLTDWHGNDWTPESDTPAAHPNSRYTVPITQCPVTAEEFNDPKGVPVSAILFGGRRPDTVPLVSEAYSWNHGVYIGATLSSGQTAAAEGQVGSIRRDPMAMIPFIGYNVGDYLQHWVDMGVKGGDKMPKVFYVNWFRKNDDGKWLWPGFGDNSRVLKWIVDRLEGRVEADETIVGQTARVEDLDLSGLEGYTEDDVKSALVVNKADWERELPDLDAWFEKLGPKVPQEVHDEYEALKQRIAEA, from the coding sequence ATGACTGAAAAGACCATTCCAGGCTTCGAGGGAACCATCCCCACTGAGAATGAAAAGATCATCGACTTCGTCGCCCAGTGGGCCGAGGTCATGACCCCCGACCAGGTCGTTTTCTGCGACGGTTCCCAGGAAGAATGGGACCGCCTGACCCAAGAACTCGTTGACAGTGGCACCTTCACCCAGCTGAACCCCGAGAAGAAGCCGAACTCCTTCCTCGCCCTTTCCGATCCCGCTGACGTTGCTCGTGTTGAGTCCCGCACCTTCATCTGCTCTGAGACCGAAGACGGCGCCGGCCCCACCAACCACTGGGCCGAGCCCAAGGCCATGCGCGAAGAAATGCTCGAGCAGTACAAGGGCTGTATGAAGGGCCGTACCATGTACGTCATCCCCTTCTGCATGGGTCCCCTCGGTGCCGATGACCCCAAGCTCGGCATTGAAATCTCTGACTCCGCCTATGTTGTCGTCTCCATGCGCATCATGACCCGCATGGGTGCCGCTGCCCTCGAGAAGATCGGCAAGGACGGCGACTTTGTCCGTGGCGTGCACTCCGTTGGCGCCCCCCTCGCTGAAGGCCAGGAAGATGTTCCGTGGCCCTGCAACGAGACCAAGTACATCACCCACTTCCCTGAGGATCGTGAGATCTGGTCCTTCGGCTCCGGCTACGGCGGCAATGCCCTCCTCGGCAAGAAGTGCTACGCCCTGCGTATCGCCTCTGTCATGGCCCGCGACGAAGGCTGGATGGCTGAGCACATGCTCATCCTGAAGCTCACCTCCCCCGAAGGTAAGGCCTACTACATCTGTGCCGCCTTCCCGTCCGCATGTGGCAAGACCAACCTCGCCATGCTGCAGCCCACCATCCCCGGCTGGAAGGCTGAGGTTGTTGGCGACGACATCTCCTGGATGAGCTTCGGCGAAGACGGCCGCCTCTACGCCGTCAACCCCGAGAACGGCTTCTTCGGTGTTGCCCCCGGCACCAACTACAACTCCAACCCGAACGCCATGCGTTCCATGGAGCCCGGTAACTGCATCTTCACCAACGTTGCCCTCACCGATGACGGCGACGTCTGGTGGGAGGAAATGGGCGACGCCCCGGCCCACCTCACCGACTGGCATGGCAATGACTGGACCCCCGAGTCCGATACCCCGGCCGCACACCCGAACTCCCGCTACACCGTGCCGATTACCCAGTGCCCGGTTACCGCTGAAGAGTTCAACGACCCCAAGGGCGTTCCGGTTTCCGCCATCCTCTTCGGTGGCCGCCGCCCCGATACCGTTCCGCTGGTCTCCGAGGCCTATAGCTGGAACCACGGCGTGTACATCGGCGCCACCCTGTCCTCCGGCCAGACCGCTGCCGCTGAAGGCCAGGTCGGCTCTATCCGTCGTGACCCCATGGCTATGATCCCCTTCATTGGCTACAACGTTGGCGACTACCTGCAGCACTGGGTCGACATGGGCGTCAAGGGCGGCGACAAGATGCCCAAGGTGTTCTACGTGAACTGGTTCCGCAAGAACGATGACGGCAAGTGGCTGTGGCCCGGCTTCGGCGACAACAGCCGTGTCCTCAAGTGGATCGTCGACCGCCTTGAAGGCCGAGTCGAAGCTGACGAGACCATCGTCGGCCAGACTGCCCGCGTTGAGGACCTCGACCTCTCCGGCCTCGAAGGCTACACCGAGGACGACGTCAAGTCTGCTCTCGTTGTGAACAAGGCTGACTGGGAGCGCGAGCTTCCCGACCTCGATGCCTGGTTCGAGAAGCTTGGCCCGAAGGTTCCGCAGGAAGTTCACGACGAGTACGAAGCCCTCAAGCAACGTATTGCTGAGGCTTAA
- a CDS encoding DUF4185 domain-containing protein, which yields MRNNRIINTSLTAVLASTITGAVVLTTLTPATAADSSVTPLTIQDTRSAARAGYPSALELAQHNRAALRDHSTIPHDLIGANNLISPASIGRGDLSPLDPLHIIFLPDRAGQELITEPAKMLGGNFARANLVLSLSRYTSVTKLDAANAEIVGKPLVGIASANNVSRDAGVWGADVGITWDAGNGRTLIAFGDNYGPGHFGPMSRFRGSALAWADVDNPYNVRTTQFFTGYENKAEEIVDSGHGDNRELSKIPTAAMSLHGVQYIDLMSIRRWGDPGMWTTNFSHIYRSIDYGHTWQPTHIFRPNRGGFANFQMGAFVKHGRYVYEFGTPNGRMGDGYLARVPARSFEKLHAWEYWNGKKWVKDDPAAAVPVIPGRISELTVQWNPRLKRFMMLTLGNGDNIYLRYSKDLINWTNRYLLIPTQRAKVYSPYFLPQQSGCTVFFTLSSWLPYQVSTVKATLPTVHHMEKLAYTYVPEDNLGEISKFLFPNGFPPKTGEIRR from the coding sequence GTGCGCAATAATCGCATCATTAACACCAGTCTTACGGCTGTGCTAGCTTCCACCATCACGGGTGCCGTTGTCCTCACCACCCTCACCCCCGCCACCGCCGCAGATAGCTCCGTCACCCCCCTCACCATCCAAGACACCCGTAGCGCCGCCCGTGCCGGCTACCCCAGCGCACTCGAACTCGCACAACACAACCGCGCCGCCCTCCGCGACCACTCCACCATCCCCCACGACCTCATCGGTGCCAACAACCTCATCTCCCCCGCCAGCATCGGACGCGGCGACCTCTCTCCCCTCGACCCACTCCACATCATCTTTCTCCCCGACCGCGCTGGCCAAGAACTCATCACCGAACCAGCGAAAATGCTGGGCGGTAACTTCGCCCGCGCTAACCTTGTCCTCAGTCTCAGCCGCTACACCAGCGTCACCAAACTCGACGCCGCCAACGCAGAAATCGTGGGTAAACCGCTGGTCGGTATCGCCTCCGCCAATAACGTCTCCCGTGACGCCGGAGTGTGGGGCGCCGACGTCGGCATCACCTGGGACGCCGGAAATGGCCGCACCCTTATCGCTTTCGGCGACAACTACGGCCCCGGCCACTTCGGCCCCATGAGCCGCTTCCGCGGCTCCGCCCTCGCCTGGGCAGACGTCGACAACCCCTACAACGTCCGCACCACCCAATTCTTCACCGGCTACGAAAACAAAGCTGAAGAAATCGTCGACTCCGGACACGGCGACAACCGCGAACTCTCCAAGATCCCCACCGCTGCCATGTCCCTCCACGGTGTCCAATACATCGATCTCATGTCCATTCGCCGCTGGGGTGACCCCGGCATGTGGACCACCAACTTCTCCCACATCTACCGCTCCATTGACTACGGCCACACCTGGCAGCCCACCCACATCTTCCGCCCCAACCGTGGCGGATTCGCCAACTTCCAGATGGGCGCGTTCGTCAAACACGGCCGCTACGTCTACGAATTCGGCACCCCCAACGGGCGCATGGGGGACGGATACCTGGCCCGCGTCCCCGCCCGCTCCTTCGAGAAACTCCACGCCTGGGAATACTGGAACGGCAAAAAGTGGGTCAAGGACGACCCTGCTGCCGCTGTCCCGGTCATCCCCGGCCGCATCTCCGAGCTCACCGTCCAGTGGAACCCGCGCCTCAAGCGCTTCATGATGCTCACACTCGGCAACGGCGACAACATCTACCTGCGCTACTCCAAGGACCTCATCAACTGGACCAACCGTTACCTGCTCATCCCCACCCAGCGGGCGAAGGTCTACAGCCCCTACTTCCTCCCTCAACAGAGCGGCTGCACCGTCTTCTTCACCCTCTCCTCGTGGCTGCCCTACCAGGTCTCCACCGTCAAGGCGACGCTGCCCACCGTCCACCACATGGAGAAACTGGCCTACACCTACGTGCCAGAGGACAACCTAGGAGAAATCTCGAAGTTCCTCTTCCCCAACGGATTCCCACCGAAGACCGGGGAGATACGCCGCTAA
- the trmB gene encoding tRNA (guanosine(46)-N7)-methyltransferase TrmB encodes MTTSAEPTTSTRNPRWNDPAYREALAAEKRAHNAKRDSSSRLYPRVTAFRARKGAISDAKQAIWDEYFPTLGKDASDERLTPADIDTWFGRPATTILEIGFGTGTSTSAMAKEEPATNVLALEVYKPGMAQLLARMVRENIPNIRLLRGDAVDIMDSMLPSDYLDGVRVFFPDPWPKARHHKRRLLQPGTFELIASVLKPGGILHIATDHADYAEFIEETGDACPALIRRQEGLATTAPMSLQRPMTKFEGKGLREGRVIHEFIWQRPADSTSSTGSTSSADSTGSTDSAGTTGSEGDMHEQ; translated from the coding sequence GTGACTACTAGCGCAGAACCCACCACCTCCACGCGCAACCCGCGCTGGAACGACCCTGCCTACCGTGAGGCCCTCGCCGCAGAAAAGCGCGCTCACAACGCCAAGCGCGACTCTTCCTCTCGCCTCTACCCGCGGGTGACGGCCTTCCGCGCACGCAAAGGCGCCATTTCCGATGCGAAACAGGCAATCTGGGACGAGTACTTCCCCACCCTCGGCAAAGACGCCAGCGACGAGCGTCTCACCCCTGCTGACATCGACACCTGGTTTGGCCGCCCCGCCACCACCATCCTCGAAATTGGCTTCGGCACTGGCACCTCTACTAGTGCCATGGCTAAAGAAGAGCCCGCCACCAATGTTCTCGCCCTTGAGGTCTACAAACCCGGCATGGCACAGCTTCTCGCCCGCATGGTACGCGAAAACATCCCCAACATCCGTCTCCTCCGTGGCGACGCCGTCGACATCATGGACAGCATGCTTCCCAGCGATTATCTGGACGGCGTCCGCGTCTTCTTCCCCGACCCCTGGCCCAAAGCCCGCCACCATAAGCGACGTCTGCTCCAACCCGGCACCTTCGAACTCATCGCCAGCGTGCTCAAGCCCGGCGGTATTCTCCACATCGCTACCGACCATGCCGACTACGCCGAGTTTATTGAAGAAACTGGCGATGCCTGCCCCGCGCTCATCCGTCGTCAAGAAGGACTCGCCACCACCGCACCCATGAGTCTGCAGCGCCCCATGACTAAATTTGAAGGCAAAGGCCTGCGCGAGGGGCGCGTCATCCACGAATTTATTTGGCAGCGCCCCGCCGACAGTACCAGTAGCACTGGCAGCACCAGCAGCGCCGACTCCACTGGCAGCACCGACTCCGCCGGCACTACCGGCAGCGAAGGAGACATGCATGAGCAGTAG
- a CDS encoding NYN domain-containing protein has protein sequence MSSSAPSPRALLIWDAPNMDMGLSAIVGGRPNSYQRPRFDAAGLWLLQQATQLATDTGLDPDSIICEATLFTNVNEANVDGIHSWIDALRNIGFSVFAKPKETADSDVDDNMLEHLSLRLSEGNLKLVVVASADGRNFQATLADLATKGIRAIVLGFAEECTWAMEDPNLTFVDVEDVNGLFQQPLPRIDLEHLPSGGAWLQPFRPLRALLNRSTDRSDSVVSERDSANTRASRATATDDPHAKETLHV, from the coding sequence ATGAGCAGTAGCGCCCCCAGCCCGCGCGCCCTCCTTATCTGGGACGCCCCCAACATGGACATGGGGCTCTCTGCCATCGTTGGCGGACGCCCCAACAGCTACCAACGCCCGCGCTTCGACGCCGCCGGCCTCTGGCTCCTCCAGCAAGCCACCCAGCTTGCCACCGACACTGGCCTCGACCCCGACAGCATCATCTGCGAAGCCACCCTCTTCACCAACGTCAACGAAGCCAACGTCGACGGCATCCACTCCTGGATCGACGCCCTCCGCAACATCGGCTTCTCCGTCTTCGCCAAACCCAAAGAAACCGCCGACAGCGACGTCGACGACAACATGCTGGAGCACCTCTCCCTCCGCCTCTCCGAAGGCAACCTCAAACTCGTTGTCGTCGCCTCCGCCGACGGCCGGAACTTCCAAGCCACCCTCGCTGACCTGGCCACCAAAGGTATCCGCGCCATCGTGCTCGGCTTTGCCGAAGAATGCACCTGGGCAATGGAAGACCCCAACCTCACCTTTGTGGATGTAGAAGACGTTAACGGACTCTTCCAACAACCCCTCCCCCGCATTGACCTGGAGCACCTCCCCAGCGGAGGTGCCTGGCTGCAGCCCTTCCGGCCGCTCCGCGCCCTCCTCAACCGCTCCACCGACCGCAGCGACTCGGTAGTATCCGAACGCGACTCCGCAAACACCCGTGCCAGCCGCGCCACCGCCACCGACGACCCGCATGCCAAGGAGACACTGCATGTTTAG
- a CDS encoding class I SAM-dependent methyltransferase, with the protein MTSTPSAFRALRRRATLARSWALLTSFPDEQRHPERFYNALSSDTADLIELLWEGTTGTSLTGTTVLDVGGGPGYFGREFGKRGVRYIGCEPDLRELQAAGLPLEPQVRGLTVQGSGMDLPFASDAVDVVYSSNVVEHVPEPWRMCDEMVRVCRPGGLIVVSYTLWYGPFGGHEMGLTHYLGGDRARRLYERRHGHSPKNYFGRSLFAVGCREGMEWARHQPDAEVAGFFPRYHPGWAWWMVNVPGFREVAVSNLVAVLRKRGGQ; encoded by the coding sequence GTGACCTCTACCCCGTCTGCTTTCCGCGCCTTGCGCCGCCGTGCCACGTTGGCTCGCTCGTGGGCATTGCTCACCAGCTTTCCCGATGAGCAGCGCCACCCAGAACGTTTCTACAACGCTCTCTCCAGCGACACCGCGGACCTTATTGAACTGCTGTGGGAGGGGACGACGGGGACCTCATTGACGGGGACGACGGTGCTGGATGTGGGAGGTGGGCCCGGCTATTTCGGCCGCGAGTTTGGGAAGCGGGGGGTGCGATATATTGGCTGTGAGCCGGACCTGCGGGAACTCCAAGCTGCTGGATTGCCACTGGAGCCACAGGTGCGTGGGTTGACGGTGCAGGGGTCCGGCATGGATTTGCCGTTTGCCAGCGATGCGGTGGACGTGGTGTATTCCAGCAATGTGGTAGAACATGTGCCGGAACCGTGGCGGATGTGCGATGAGATGGTGCGGGTTTGCCGGCCGGGCGGGCTTATCGTGGTGAGCTACACCCTGTGGTATGGGCCTTTTGGTGGGCATGAGATGGGGCTCACCCACTATCTGGGTGGGGACAGGGCGCGGCGGTTGTATGAGCGGCGGCACGGGCACTCACCGAAGAATTATTTTGGGCGGTCGCTGTTTGCGGTGGGCTGCCGGGAGGGCATGGAGTGGGCACGCCACCAGCCTGATGCGGAGGTGGCGGGGTTCTTTCCCCGCTACCACCCCGGTTGGGCGTGGTGGATGGTGAACGTGCCGGGGTTCCGGGAGGTGGCGGTGAGCAACCTGGTGGCGGTGCTTCGTAAGCGGGGCGGCCAGTAG
- a CDS encoding glycosyltransferase family 4 protein, whose amino-acid sequence MSTVLLLCWRDSGHPQGGGSEHYLETMGEALAHAGHRVFYCTAAYLGAPAQETRNGIRFSRGGNRITVYPRALAALLRARWARGPLADMGIPDVIIDTQNGVPFFAHLVSPAPVIILEHHCHHEQWPVAGPGLAQLGWWLESWLSPHVHRHCQYITVSEASKRELQRLGVNSDRIAVVPNGCTPLGTDQPVRLTPLEGDTEVRLVTLSRLVPHKQLEHALSTLAALLPSYPHLHLDIIGSGWWDAELRQHARRYRLTAQHVTFHGHVTDTHKHQLLAQAHIHLMPSRKEGWGLAVTEAAQHCVPTIGYRSSAGLTDSVVDGVTGVLVDSLDGFRDATQRLIDNPRLRVQMGEAAQQRAYGFSWEASAARFRSLTMSQVMAV is encoded by the coding sequence ATGTCCACAGTGTTACTGCTGTGCTGGCGCGACAGCGGCCACCCCCAAGGAGGCGGCTCCGAACACTACCTGGAGACGATGGGGGAGGCTCTCGCACACGCCGGCCACCGGGTGTTCTACTGCACTGCCGCCTACCTCGGCGCACCCGCCCAGGAGACCCGCAACGGCATCCGGTTCAGCCGTGGTGGGAACCGCATCACCGTCTACCCGCGTGCGTTGGCGGCACTCCTGCGCGCCCGTTGGGCTCGCGGACCATTGGCGGACATGGGAATACCGGACGTCATCATCGACACCCAAAACGGGGTGCCGTTCTTCGCCCACCTTGTGAGCCCTGCACCCGTCATCATTCTGGAACACCATTGCCACCACGAACAGTGGCCAGTAGCGGGGCCAGGCTTGGCGCAGCTGGGATGGTGGCTGGAGTCCTGGCTATCGCCCCACGTGCACCGCCACTGTCAGTACATCACCGTGTCGGAGGCATCGAAGCGGGAACTGCAGCGCCTAGGCGTCAATTCGGACCGCATTGCGGTGGTGCCCAACGGGTGTACTCCCCTCGGTACAGATCAGCCAGTCCGCCTCACACCGCTGGAGGGAGATACTGAGGTCCGGCTCGTTACCCTCTCCCGCCTCGTCCCCCACAAACAACTAGAACACGCCCTCAGCACCCTCGCTGCGCTCCTCCCCAGCTACCCCCACCTCCATTTGGACATCATCGGTAGCGGCTGGTGGGATGCGGAACTACGCCAGCATGCCCGCCGCTACCGCCTCACCGCCCAGCACGTCACCTTCCATGGACACGTCACCGACACCCACAAACACCAGCTTCTCGCCCAAGCGCACATTCACCTCATGCCTTCCCGCAAAGAAGGCTGGGGGTTGGCTGTCACGGAAGCGGCCCAACACTGCGTGCCCACCATTGGCTACCGTAGCTCGGCCGGGCTTACTGACTCCGTGGTGGATGGGGTGACGGGCGTCCTGGTGGACAGTCTGGATGGTTTCCGGGACGCCACGCAGCGGCTCATCGACAACCCACGGCTGCGGGTTCAGATGGGGGAAGCAGCCCAGCAGCGGGCCTACGGATTCTCCTGGGAGGCCTCCGCGGCACGCTTCCGGTCTTTAACGATGAGCCAGGTCATGGCGGTGTAG